The genomic DNA AGCGCCGCCGGTTTTCCATACGGGCCTGAGCAACGAGACGACCTACTACTATCGGGTGGCTGCGGTCGGAGAGGCGGGCGAAGGCCTGGCCTCGCCGATGAAGAGCGCGACCCCCTCGCTCACACCGATGAACACGCCGGATCCGCTCTTCCAGGGACAGTGGCACCTGACCAACACGGGCCAGTGCGGCGGTGCCCCCGAGGACTGCGGCACCCCGGGCGAGGACCTCAATGTCCAGCCCGTGTGGGACGCCTGCCTGCGCGGCGAGGGGGTCCGGGTCACCGTGGTGGACGAGGAACTCGAGATCGGGCACGAGGACCTCGACCAGAACACGCCCGCGACCGGGCACGTGGACTACCGTGAAAACGACAACGATCCGACCGGCAGCGCCACCCGTGAGCACGGCACCGCGGTGGGCGGGATTATCGCGGCGCGCGACGGCAACGGGCTTGGCGTGCATGGCGTGGCGCCGCGTGCGACGCTCATTGGCTACAACCTGCTGACCAAGTATTCGAGCATCAACCTTCTCGATTCCTTCACCCGTGACGTGGTCAATCAGGATGTCTCGAACAATAGCTGGGGCAACATCACCAAGGCCGGTGACCTGGTGCCCGCGCTGAGCTCTTTCGCGATGGCCATGGAGGAGGGCACGACCCTGGGGCGCGACGGCAAGGGGGTCGTCTACCTGATGGCGGCCGGCAACGATGGCGGCTGCGCCACCGATGCGGTGGAGACCTGCCTGGTGGACTCGAATTTTGACGGCTACCACAACCATCGCGGCATGCTGATCGTGGCGGCGGTTGACGCCGACGGGGTCAAGGCCGATTACTCCGAGCGCGGAGCAAACCTCTGGATCAGCGGTCCGGCCGGGCCCGGCGGCGACGGGCTCAACATCACCACAACCGACCGCACGGGGACGACTGGCTACAACGATGGGCAGAGCCTGATCGAACTCGACAACATCAACTACACCAACGACTTTGCCGGCACTTCGGCGGCAACGCCCGCGGTAGCGGGTGTGGTGGCGCTCATGCTGCAGGCCAATCCCGACCTTGGCTGGCGCGACGTGCGCCACATTCTGGCCCAGACGGCACGCAAGAATGACGCGGCCAACGGGGAGTGGACCACCAACGGCGCGGGCTACAACATCAATCTCAACTACGGATTCGGCATTCCCGATGCCCAGGCGGCGACGGCCTGCGCGGTGGGCTGGACGAACGTGGGAACAGAGCTCTCGAGCGGCCCCCACAGCGCAACGCCCGCGATGGCCATTCCCGACAACGACATGACGGGCATCTCGGATACGATTTCCGTGGCCGCCAGCGGCATCGGAGCAATCGAATACATCAACGTGCTCTTCAGCGCTTCGGACCATCCCTTTGCCGGCGACCTGGAGATCACGCTGATCAACGAAACCGACGGAACTGAAAGCGTGCTGGCCCCGGCGCACGAATGCGGGGGCGGCTCCTGCGACGGCTACGATGAGTGGGAGTTTGCAACGGTCTTTCATCTGGGCGAAGCCGCCGATGGCGACTGGACCCTGCGGGTCCGCGACCTCGGGCCGCTCGATACCGGGACCTTCGAGTCCTGGTCGATCATTTTTTACGGAACTGCCTCCGGGCCGGGGAGCTGTCCATGAAAACATTGCTTGTTGCTGCATTGAGCCTGGGGTTGCTGGCCTCCCCGGCGGCGGCCCAGAGCGCGCCGACGAAGGCATCGACAAAGGCGTCGAAGAGCGCCAACGCCGCGCAACTCGTGCCCGTGAAGATCGACGATGGGTTCAAAACCCGCACCTACTGGCTCGACCCTGCATTCGAGATCGCGTTCTCGGACGTCGCGCCGGCGGGTGGGACTTCGGCCAAGATCGCTGAAAGCCAGGCGCGTGAAGCGGCCCCCGGCGTGTGGGTGCGCCCGGCCGGTGGCGCATCCGCGAAGAGCCTTGCTGGATCGGACTCACCGGCGTTCCGGGCCGGAACGCGTCCAGACTCGCCGCTCATGGGGCTTCCGGGCGGCGTACTCGTGCGCTTCGATGACTCCCTCAATCGGACGCAGGCGCTCGCCTGGCTGGCCGGGCGCAGCCTCGTGGTTGTGCGCGAACTGAAGCTGAGTGCCCCGACCTTTGAGGTCGCTTCCGAGTCCGGAATGGCCAGTATTGAGCTGGCCCGCGCGCTTCTGGCCGAGCCGGAGATCGTCGTGGCCAGCCCGAACTGGTGGCAGGAAGTCGAAACGAACTGAAGACGGCGCCTGAGCGGCGCTCACTCCCTTTAAAATTGTTTACATAGGCAGCGGGTTCCATCCGGCATACTGATCCGACCTGATACAGGCAATCGGAACGGGGGGACTCGGGCATGAGGCACTTTGCTCGCATGATCCGCCGGCTTTGGCCGGCGTTGGCAATTCTGGCGGTAGCGGCCTGGGCGGCGCCGGCGCGCGCGCAGGAAAAGACCCTCGCGCGAGATCTCGACCCGGTGGCCCTGAGCGGCGAGCCGCTGCAGGCCTTCGAGGGGCGCAAGATCGACCGGATGCGCCTTTATGCCCACCAGAACGGCCAGTGGATTCCCATCCCCTACCAGATCGACAAGAAGGACCCCGACGGCGAGTTCATCATCTCGACCAATACCGT from Chrysiogenia bacterium includes the following:
- a CDS encoding S8 family serine peptidase yields the protein NYPVPTVTGLTASACIGQNALIWDPAPGAFSYSLYYSTSAFTDIEDATKTSVTAPPVFHTGLSNETTYYYRVAAVGEAGEGLASPMKSATPSLTPMNTPDPLFQGQWHLTNTGQCGGAPEDCGTPGEDLNVQPVWDACLRGEGVRVTVVDEELEIGHEDLDQNTPATGHVDYRENDNDPTGSATREHGTAVGGIIAARDGNGLGVHGVAPRATLIGYNLLTKYSSINLLDSFTRDVVNQDVSNNSWGNITKAGDLVPALSSFAMAMEEGTTLGRDGKGVVYLMAAGNDGGCATDAVETCLVDSNFDGYHNHRGMLIVAAVDADGVKADYSERGANLWISGPAGPGGDGLNITTTDRTGTTGYNDGQSLIELDNINYTNDFAGTSAATPAVAGVVALMLQANPDLGWRDVRHILAQTARKNDAANGEWTTNGAGYNINLNYGFGIPDAQAATACAVGWTNVGTELSSGPHSATPAMAIPDNDMTGISDTISVAASGIGAIEYINVLFSASDHPFAGDLEITLINETDGTESVLAPAHECGGGSCDGYDEWEFATVFHLGEAADGDWTLRVRDLGPLDTGTFESWSIIFYGTASGPGSCP